From Toxorhynchites rutilus septentrionalis strain SRP chromosome 2, ASM2978413v1, whole genome shotgun sequence, a single genomic window includes:
- the LOC129769367 gene encoding hatching enzyme 1.2-like, translated as MKQLFILVLFPIFSKTFAQLEEYEFDLSHLDEDLYNPRNGNHTDLGHLFGYSNPEELGNFAEGDIYQPLLVKNAVKFKSRTWKKAVVPYEISDDFSYNEVLKIRNAFKLFRQKSCVRFVPRVNQPDFISIQNAPNGCWSAIGRTGGKQILNLQSGVCLRQTGTILHEIMHALGFFHEHNRYDRERFVKINAQNIRPDATKNFRKDRQKESTTNGVGYDLGSVMHYSLMAFSRNGKPTIEPKVKFSGAIGQRVGFSSKDVQKINSLLCKDY; from the exons ATGAAGCAGTTGTTCATTCTGGTGTTGTTTCCTATTTTTTCTAAAACCTTTGCACAATTGGAAGAGTACGAATTTGATTTGTCTCACCTAGACGAGGATTTGTATAATCCAAGAAACGGGAATCATACCGATTTGGGACATCTGTTCGGCTATTCGAATCCTGAAGAGCTGGGAAATTTTGCTGAAGGAGACATTTATCAGCCTCTGTTAGTGAAGAATGCCGTGAAGTTTAAGAGTAGGACATGGAAAAAAGCTGTGGTACCTTATGAAATAAGCGATGACTTCA GTTACAACGAAGTACTAAAGATACGGAATGCTTTCAAGCTATTCCGTCAAAAATCCTGCGTTCGTTTTGTACCGAGAGTGAACCAGCCGGATTTCATCTCGATTCAGAATGCTCCAAACGGATGCTGGTCAGCGATTGGTCGGACTGGTGGAAAGCAGATCCTCAATCTTCAGAGTGGTGTGTGCCTGCGCCAAACGGGAACGATTTTACATGAGATAATGCATGCCCTTGGGTTCTTTCATGAACATAATCGTTACGATAGGGAACGGTTTGTGAAAATCAACGCCCAGAATATACGGCCTGATGCAACGAAAAACTTTAGGAAGGACAGACAGAAGGAAAGCACCACCAATGGGGTAGGATATGACCTGGGAAGTGTTATGCATTATTCGCTTATGGCATTCAGCAGAAATGGAAAGCCTACAATAGAACCGAAG GTTAAATTTTCAGGAGCTATTGGTCAACGCGTTGGATTCTCTAGTAAAGATGTacaaaaaatcaattcattactTTGTAAAGATTACTAG